A stretch of DNA from Pontiella agarivorans:
CGGCCGCGCGCGGCAGCCGTATCGGCGGATTTGTGCAGTTTGTTGATCTTTCCGCGACGGTGCTGAATCTGGCCGGGGTAAAGATTCCGGAGGAGATTGACGGGCGTCCGTTTCTTGGGGAAGGGGTGACGCTTGCTGAGCTGAATGCGCGGGATACGGCGTTCGGTTATGCCGATCGCTTTGACGAAAAATATGATCTGGTCCGCACGGTGCGCAAAGGCGATTTTAAATATATGCGCAATTATCAACCCTTCAATTTTGATGGTCTGTATAATTTCTATCGCTATAAAATGCTGGCCTATAAAGAGTGGCGGGAATTGTATCTGGCCGGAGAACTGAATCCGCTCCAGAGCCGGTTCTTTGAGCCGCGGCCGGCGGAATGTCTGTATGATTTGAGCAAAGATCCGGATGAATTGTACAATCTTGCCGGCGATCCGAAATATCACAGTAAACTGGCTGAACTGCGCAGCCTGCTGCAGGGGCAGGTGAAATCCATGCCGGATCTCAGCTTTATTCCCGAATCGCAGTTTCTGAAAGAAGGTTCCGGCAACCCCGTGCAGTACGGGCAGGAGCATCTGCAGGAAATTGCCGAGCTGGTTGATATTGCGGATCTGAGTCTGCGGCCGTTTCCTGAAATCCGGGAGTCGCTGCGTGCGGCGCTGGAATCCTCCAATCCCTGGAAGCGGTACTGGGGGCTGGTGGTTTGCAGTTCCTTTGGGACTCAGGCGCTGGAATGTACTGAAAAAGCCGTGGCGTTGGCGGCATCTGATCCAGAGGGTCTTGTACGGGTCCGTGCTGCGGAATTTCTGGGGCTGACGGGGGGCGGCGATCCGGTGCCGGTGATCATGCAGGCGCTGCGGGAAACCGAAGATCCGGTTGAGGTCAATCTGATGCTGAATACGGTGGTTTTGTTACAGGATGCCAAAGGGGTGGAATTCAAACTGGCTGAATTTGCTGATGCCTCGTGGGCACAGGATGAAAAATTGCAAAGTGGTCGACGTATGGAATATCTGCTCGGTTCCGGGAAATCATTTTAAAAGAGCGCAGTTTTCTGGAGTTCACAGCATCTTCTTTAAAGGTTGCAGAATAGAAATACTTATTTTATATTCACATACCTAAACCACACGTTAAGGAGAGGTGTAATTATGAAGTCTATTCAGGGAGTTGTTCTTGCTACACTGATTGCGGCGCCGATGGCTGGTTTCGCGCAGGATGAAGCGGTAGTCGAAGGCGAATCCGCCGTACAATGGGAACGGAACGTGTCGCTGGGGGCCACCTATCGCGAAGGGAATACGAA
This window harbors:
- a CDS encoding sulfatase-like hydrolase/transferase produces the protein MKRVLAVAAVMAVISVFGKAERPNMVWLVSEDNSADWLRLYNPNGAPMPNVEKLARHGLVFNQAFSCAPVCSVARSTIISGCYAPRLGVQYHRNEKPVPMPENLKMFPWYLRQAGYYTSNNAKEDYNFLPSEKKGVWDESSGKASYRKRAAGQPFFHVQNYYITHEGQLHFKDLTQKTETDPAQVKLYPYHPDTETFRYTYARYLDNHRKLDEQMGGFIQMLEDDGLLDDTFIFYYGDHGGVLPRGKGYVYNNGLHVPMVVYVPKNWTHLVPAARGSRIGGFVQFVDLSATVLNLAGVKIPEEIDGRPFLGEGVTLAELNARDTAFGYADRFDEKYDLVRTVRKGDFKYMRNYQPFNFDGLYNFYRYKMLAYKEWRELYLAGELNPLQSRFFEPRPAECLYDLSKDPDELYNLAGDPKYHSKLAELRSLLQGQVKSMPDLSFIPESQFLKEGSGNPVQYGQEHLQEIAELVDIADLSLRPFPEIRESLRAALESSNPWKRYWGLVVCSSFGTQALECTEKAVALAASDPEGLVRVRAAEFLGLTGGGDPVPVIMQALRETEDPVEVNLMLNTVVLLQDAKGVEFKLAEFADASWAQDEKLQSGRRMEYLLGSGKSF